In Tetrapisispora phaffii CBS 4417 chromosome 6, complete genome, a single genomic region encodes these proteins:
- the DCD1 gene encoding deoxycytidine monophosphate deaminase (similar to Saccharomyces cerevisiae DCD1 (YHR144C); ancestral locus Anc_2.84), whose amino-acid sequence MLVAVSGSGFECVELILNWLMKQHDFEVIDNSKKDDDILDYATKNYTSNMVVHCEKLSLLDLLSKRPFFVHMSVEGTTALKLKFNNFYNKENKSDTMSMQEALDAISNINETKHSILLSENAHFKFKLVTDDDVDTLNEKLRKAISQILNEIELKNSASELSPPLRPNWDEYFMKLATLAASRANCMKRRVGCVIVRDRRVIATGYNGTPRHLTNCFNGGCPRCNDGNSGNLHTCLCLHAEENALLEAGRDRIGSNATLYCDTCPCLTCSVKIVQTGITEVVYSQSYNMDEDSFRVLKSGGVKIRKFNLIQEPRIIFI is encoded by the coding sequence ATGTTAGTTGCAGTAAGTGGATCTGGCTTTGAATGTGTGGAATTAATCCTTAATTGGTTGATGAAACAACATGACTTCGAAGTTATTGATAATTCTAAAAAAGACGATGATATATTGGATTATGCTACTAAGAATTATACTAGCAATATGGTTGTGCATTGTGAAAAGTTGTCATTACTAGATCTACTCTCCAAACGTCCTTTTTTTGTCCATATGTCGGTGGAAGGCACAACAGCATTGAAgttaaaatttaacaacTTTTATAACAAAGAGAATAAAAGTGATACAATGTCAATGCAGGAAGCTCTTGATGCTATTTCAAACATAAACGAAACGAAACACTCAATACTTCTGTCCGAAAATGCacattttaaatttaaactTGTTACCGATGATGATGTGGACACCTTAAATGAGAAGTTAAGGAAAGCCATTAgtcaaattttaaatgagATAGAACTCAAGAATAGCGCTTCAGAATTGTCTCCTCCCTTGAGACCAAACTGggatgaatattttatgaaaTTGGCAACACTAGCTGCATCTAGAGCAAATTGTATGAAAAGAAGGGTAGGATGTGTTATTGTCAGAGATCGTAGAGTCATTGCTACTGGATATAATGGTACACCACGTCACTTAACCAATTGTTTTAACGGCGGTTGCCCTAGATGTAACGATGGTAATTCAGGTAATCTTCATACATGTTTGTGCCTACATGCTGAAGAAAACGCATTATTAGAAGCAGGTAGAGATCGTATTGGCTCAAACGCAACTTTATACTGTGATACGTGTCCATGTTTAACTTGTTCTGTTAAAATTGTTCAAACGGGTATTACAGAAGTCGTTTATAGCCAATCATACAATATGGATGAAGATAGTTTCAGGGTATTGAAATCTGGAGGGGTTAAGATTAGGAAATTCAATTTGATACAAGAACCTAGGattatctttatataa
- the FMP41 gene encoding Fmp41p (similar to Saccharomyces cerevisiae YNL168C; ancestral locus Anc_2.85) gives MSYQYLKAAPKVICIGRNFAAHIQELNSATPKQPFFFLKPKSAIITQFSKHLPKEDQLRISGDESFHGLNENGTNPGHILLPNGTEVHHEIEVALVMNKYLSNVSEANFKASDVYDSISGIALALDLTARNVQAEAKKKGLPWSIPKGFDTFLPMSQFINKDILTAHKDNLQDVFNLKCSVNGELRQNASSDLMLVTFHKIIQHISTKITLEPGDIILTGTPAGVGQLNPGDHISGELFYNGKKIINMEFDCLQRPGPFVYRET, from the coding sequence ATGagttatcaatatttaaaggcAGCACCAAAGGTTATTTGCATTGGTAGAAATTTTGCTGCTCATATCCAGGAATTAAATAGTGCCACACCAAAACAGcctttttttttcttgaaGCCTAAATCTGCTATCATAACTCAATTCTCCAAACATCTACCAAAGGAAGATCAACTGAGAATATCAGGAGATGAGTCTTTCCATGGTCTAAATGAAAACGGTACGAATCCAGGACATATACTACTTCCAAATGGCACTGAAGTGCACCATGAAATTGAAGTTGCACTAGTCATGAACAAGTATTTATCTAATGTTTCTGAAGCGAACTTTAAAGCATCAGATGTTTATGACTCGATCAGTGGCATAGCGTTAGCCTTAGATTTAACAGCAAGGAATGTCCAAGCAGAAGCTAAAAAGAAAGGTTTACCTTGGTCAATCCCAAAGGGTTTTGACACTTTTTTACCCATGTCACAGTTCATAAACAAAGATATCCTAACAGCTCATAAAGATAATTTGCAAGATGTTTTTAACTTAAAGTGTTCTGTTAACGGAGAACTCAGACAGAATGCATCAAGTGACTTGATGCTAGTTACATTCcataaaattattcaacATATTTCAACAAAGATTACCTTAGAACCTGGTGACATTATTTTAACAGGGACTCCAGCAGGCGTTGGTCAGCTCAACCCTGGTGATCATATATCTGGTGAGTTATTCTATAATGGtaagaaaattattaatatgGAGTTCGATTGTTTACAACGCCCAGGGCCATTTGTATATAGAGAGACCTAG
- the PSD1 gene encoding phosphatidylserine decarboxylase 1 (similar to Saccharomyces cerevisiae PSD1 (YNL169C); ancestral locus Anc_2.83) produces the protein MLGTKKLVLKAIIHNGRQPLHNGTTLNNGLRLFNDVHQAPLLLRRLLSSTRQNFNKPNSETNGSGNKNQPKKRKISKIKILFISGFALGITATIIENRRHKDNETVIKSKDINITSNSWFLFIYSTLPLNAISRIWGHFNNLTLPEWSRTYGFKLYSYLFGVNLEEMADPNLSHYSNLAEFFYRDIKKESRPIALNPNAVASPSDGKILKLGIINKETGDVDQIKGMSYSVKELLGTHSSSNTRVVKYTSDKIYENDTQDIPLVDTSDMKYQIKGNLAVEKKKSSITESINFLHELSSNYITRGTHKSNVDDSQIYYAVIYLAPGDYHHFHSPVNWVCQLRRHFPGALFSVSPFFQRNFHNLFVLNERVALLGYWKYGFFSMTPVGATNVGSITINFDKELVTNSKINKKSKEPICYESNYSNASKILAGIPLVKGEDMGGFKLGSTVVICFEAPRTFSYNVQEGDTVKMGQSLGSIN, from the coding sequence ATGCTAGGAACCAAAAAACTGGTTCTAAAAGCGATAATACATAACGGTAGACAACCGTTGCACAATGGTACAACATTGAATAATGGTTTAAGGTTATTTAATGACGTGCACCAGGCgccattattattaagGAGACTTCTATCAAGTACTAGACAAAACTTTAACAAACCAAATAGTGAAACTAATGGAAGTGGCAATAAAAATCAACCtaaaaagagaaagatttccaaaattaaaattctaTTTATATCTGGGTTTGCACTCGGAATCACAGCTActataattgaaaataggAGACataaagataatgaaactGTTATTAAGTCCAAAGATATTAACATAACTAGTAATAGCtggtttctttttatttattctaCGTTACCACTAAATGCAATCTCAAGAATATGGGGGCACTTTAATAATCTAACTCTTCCCGAGTGGAGCAGAACATATGGTTTCAAACTCTACAGCTATTTATTTGGTGTCAATCTCGAAGAAATGGCAGACCCAAATCTATCTCATTATTCTAATTTAGctgaatttttttatcgtgatattaaaaaagaatcAAGACCAATTGCATTAAACCCAAATGCTGTTGCTTCTCCAAGCGATGGAAAAATCCTTAAACTAggtattattaataaagaaactgGTGATGTTGATCAAATCAAGGGTATGTCTTACTCTGTTAAAGAACTACTCGGTACTCATTCAAGTTCCAATACAAGAGTGGTCAAGTACACTTCCGACAAAATATACGAGAATGATACTCAAGATATTCCTTTAGTGGATACATCAGATATGAAATATCAGATTAAAGGCAATCTTGCAgttgaaaaaaagaaatcttCTATAACGGAATCAATTAACTTTTTACATGAGCTGTCATCTAATTATATCACTAGAGGAACACATAAAAGCAATGTAGATGATTCCCAAATATACTATGCCGTCATATATTTGGCACCTGGTGATTATCATCATTTCCATTCACCTGTTAATTGGGTTTGTCAGTTACGTAGGCATTTTCCTGGTGCTTTATTTTCAGTTTCACCATTCTTTCAACGTAATTTCCacaatttatttgttttgaaTGAACGTGTAGCTTTATTGGGATACTGGAAATATGGATTTTTTAGTATGACCCCGGTTGGTGCCACTAATGTAGGATCAATTACAATCAATTTTGATAAGGAACTTGTTACAAAttctaaaattaataagAAAAGTAAAGAACCTATTTGTTATGAATCTAACTACTCTAATGCAAGCAAAATACTTGCAGGAATTCCTCTTGTGAAAGGAGAGGATATGGGGGGCTTCAAACTAGGCAGCACAGTCGTTATATGTTTTGAAGCCCCAAGAACATTTTCATATAATGTACAAGAAGGTGACACAGTAAAAATGGGACAGAGTTTAGGCtcaatcaattaa
- the TPHA0F02220 gene encoding uncharacterized protein (similar to Saccharomyces cerevisiae YNL165W; ancestral locus Anc_2.89) has protein sequence MNRVRQLVSGSRRQSSRPVRSDEQSNNNNSDNNIENRTENYDQNYDDQTTVMESDAFPSDSITLNTFVSEDQTIGDLQRQGYVNRAPTFTHYRVLPFVSIVLKKGFFAFPSEESFSVYKNNKRKFDSIDCTQALGIPLYHSVSLNVMKSMFNRKHPITTIYRYIIYDPNSSIIKLPNSAEFVAHLNLESDESERRDLYKIEFCTVHKEVTDSYRRVEHIFTFFRYEQFENQQYSKKTESDTALSSDGEPKVYSYSMFNHTERRNSDTKVGGLNLQWYGTTGFASPFGSSILKLLILDDNMASLCDQRTMEEYDNYRRHNRVRPLGYLPVWAKYSDAGATIIPKKLTLKLATLEIGESDRCNSGDNTDIHQSSVGIYGIPWETEVLTCMAMVLHEYESRKDKRHSSAISRGSLASSGLLLTSGFMVT, from the coding sequence ATGAATAGAGTTAGACAATTGGTGTCTGGTAGTCGAAGACAATCGAGTAGACCTGTACGATCTGATGAACAGtctaataacaataacagtgataataatatagaaaATAGGACGGAGAATTACGATCAAAACTATGACGATCAAACTACCGTAATGGAATCAGATGCATTCCCCTCGGATTCTATAACTCTGAACACATTTGTTTCTGAAGATCAAACAATTGGTGATCTTCAAAGACAAGGGTACGTTAACAGGGCACCTACCTTCACGCATTATAGGGTTTTACCTTTTGTTTctattgttttaaaaaaagGTTTCTTTGCTTTCCCCAGTGAAGAGTCATTTTctgtatataaaaataataagagAAAGTTTGATAGTATTGATTGTACACAAGCATTGGGGATTCCATTATACCATTCAGTTTCATTGAATGTTATGAAATCAATGTTTAACAGGAAACATCCAATAACAACCATATACAGATATATTATCTATGATCCTAACTCCtctataattaaattaccAAATAGTGCCGAATTTGTAGCGCACTTAAATTTGGAAAGTGATGAGAGTGAAAGGAGGGATCTGTATAAGATTGAGTTTTGTACAGTTCATAAAGAAGTGACAGATTCATATAGAAGAGTTGAGCATATTTTTACATTCTTTAGATACGAACAATTTGAAAACCAACAATATTCGAAAAAAACAGAAAGTGACACTGCTTTAAGTTCTGACGGAGAACCTAAAGTTTATAGCTACTCTATGTTTAATCATACTGAGAGAAGAAATTCAGATACTAAAGTTGGTGGCCTAAATCTTCAATGGTATGGGACAACTGGTTTTGCCTCTCCGTTTGGGTCAAGcattttaaaattactTATATTAGATGATAATATGGCATCTCTATGTGATCAGAGAACAATGGAAGAATATGATAATTATAGGAGACATAATAGAGTAAGACCACTTGGATATCTTCCTGTATGGGCTAAATATTCAGATGCAGGTGCAACCATCATTCCTAAAAAGTTAACATTAAAACTTGCCACATTGGAAATTGGCGAGTCTGATCGTTGCAACTCTGGAGATAACACTGATATTCATCAATCTTCTGTAGGTATATATGGCATACCGTGGGAAACCGAAGTTTTAACTTGCATGGCAATGGTTTTACATGAGTATGAATCAAGAAAGGACAAGAGACATAGTTCAGCAATATCTAGAGGCTCACTTGCTTCATCGGGGTTATTGCTTACATCAGGCTTTATGGTTACCTGA
- the BNI5 gene encoding Bni5p (similar to Saccharomyces cerevisiae BNI5 (YNL166C); ancestral locus Anc_2.88) produces the protein MSTNKETIDDRFTKIENDLEQMNKLIDENLKVDDDKLAVEAMTDIQEEAAHEKDVVKEKEQEEEAEVVKGSADEVENEKQEELTFVNDSNIRELNEMLEAEIDSTSVTEETKVTAVIKETEDTAIPEKTISDTAKVTEHEAENDLKHDDENEEMLEDTTEDIVTSHVESDTVDKPQKELEEAAKDTVDEGKIQEHPIEDTPELKGSKIDTALASSCQTSPEPKETDFMIEHGVDKSTTNDGILDSSVEENTAVKKSSSPMENLSPIMLPKNTAPREFNDTEQSNNKSSLRRTTNPFRVISVGAAHSRTPSGASSRVASANISLGNESQENSRVSSISSDGKAEHNVSNENSIDKLQSRHDYLIDKCSKLQKEINYLKKMSNQAMLSIEDTRKLKNALEKLQEYLDKKTKEKYDTGVMLSRHLRKQINRGEQGQFWISNK, from the coding sequence ATGTCTACAAATAAAGAGACAATTGACGATAGGTTTACGAAGATCGAAAATGACCTTGAACAGATGAAcaaattaattgatgaaaacTTAAAGGTGGATGATGATAAGCTTGCTGTAGAAGCAATGACTGATATTCAGGAAGAAGCTGCACATGAGAAGGATGTCGTTAAGGAGAAAGAACAGGAAGAAGAAGCTGAGGTCGTAAAAGGAAGTGCAGATGAAGTGGAAAACGAAAAGCAAGAGGAATTGACCTTTGTTAATGACAGTAATATTCGCGAACTAAACGAAATGTTGGAAGCAGAAATAGATTCTACTTCTGTCACTGAGGAAACAAAAGTTACTGCAGTAATCAAGGAAACTGAAGATACTGCTATCCCTGAAAAGACAATATCTGATACGGCTAAAGTAACAGAACATGAAGCTGAAAATGATCTTAAACATGAcgatgaaaatgaagaaatgtTGGAGGACACAACTGAAGACATAGTAACTTCTCATGTTGAATCAGATACAGTTGACAAGCCTCAAAAAGAACTAGAAGAAGCTGCCAAAGATACAGTAGATGAAGGGAAAATTCAAGAACACCCAATCGAAGACACACCTGAATTAAAGGGGAGCAAAATAGATACAGCCCTAGCGAGTTCTTGTCAAACTTCACCAGAGCCAAAGGAGACCGACTTTATGATAGAACATGGTGTTGACAAGTCAACTACAAATGATGGTATCTTAGATTCTAGTGTAGAAGAGAACACTGCCGTCAAAAAATCAAGCTCCCCAATGGAAAATCTTTCCCCAATTATGCTACCGAAGAATACAGCACCAAGAGAATTCAACGATACTGAACAATccaataataaatcttcatTGCGTAGAACTACAAATCCTTTCAGGGTCATTTCCGTGGGAGCTGCTCACTCCAGGACCCCAAGCGGAGCCTCCTCTAGAGTTGCAAGTGCAAACATTTCTTTAGGGAATGAGAGCCAGGAAAACAGTAGAGTGTCATCGATTTCTTCAGATGGGAAGGCAGAACATAATGTTTCTAATGAGAACTCCATAGATAAATTACAAAGTAGACACGATTATTTGATTGATAAATGTTCcaaattacaaaaagaaatcaattaCTTGAAAAAGATGAGTAATCAAGCTATGTTATCAATTGAAGACACTCgaaaattaaagaatgcATTAGAAAAGTTGCAAGAATACTTGGATAAGAAaaccaaagaaaaatatgataCCGGTGTTATGTTGAGCAGACATTTGAGAAAACAAATCAATCGTGGTGAGCAAGGACAATTTTGGATAAGCAATAAGTAA
- the RPC10 gene encoding DNA-directed RNA polymerase core subunit RPC10 (similar to Saccharomyces cerevisiae RPC10 (YHR143W-A); ancestral locus Anc_2.87) — translation MSREGFQIPTNLDAAAAGTSQARAATLKYICAECSSKLSLSRTDPVRCKDCGHRILLKARTKRMVQFEAR, via the coding sequence aTGTCTCGTGAAGGTTTCCAGATCCCAACCAATCTAGATGCTGCTGCTGCCGGTACTTCCCAAGCCAGAGCTGCTACTTTGAAATACATCTGTGCTGAATGTTCCAGTAAACTGTCCTTATCTAGAACTGATCCAGTTCGTTGCAAGGACTGTGGCCACAGAATTCTGTTGAAAGCTAGAACTAAGAGAATGGTCCAATTTGAAGCCAGGTAA